CTCGGTAGTGGGAGTGGCTATGTTTCTATCTATAGGATGAAGAAGTGTAGAAAGAGCTATACTATAATGGTTGATATATCTCCATGTTCTGTTAGATCTAGCTGGGAATCGGCTAAGATAAATGGAATTGACGATCTTGTTGATGTTATACAATGTGATGCTGGTGCATGTATAAGAAGTATGTCGATTGATACAATATATTTCAATCCTCCGTATCTCCCAGTAGAAGAGTTTAACGATATTTTGTCTATTTCATGGAGTGGAGGAATAGATGGTATCACAGTTTGGAGTAAATTCTTTAATGAGTCTTACAGGATATGTAGAGATAATTGTAAGATAATATTCATAGTCTCTTCACTTCAGGATATAGGAAAAATAATTGATATCATATCTAGTATGTGTAACGAAATAGAGTTTTATATGTGTAAAGAATTCTTCTTTGAGACTATATGTAGTGTCATCACAAGGTGTAAGAAATGATTAGAGTCATACTTGTGGGTACCGAAGGGGAGATTAACCTAGGATTCATTGTGAGACTCTGTAGAAATTTTGATGTCGATGAACTTATACTTGTAAAGCCTCAGATAGATCCTTTCTCTGACGAGGTTAGAAGATTTGCAGCTAATGGCGCTATCTATATTGATAGTGGAAAAGTTAAAATATATGAAAATCTTGATGATGCTTTAAGGGGTATTGGAATTTCGGGATGTACTTCTTCGGTTATTGATGTTGATGGAGGAGATATAGTTAGGAAGGCTATAGAGTTAGAGGAATTTGCTAATATAGCATCTAAGTATAGTAGTATTGCAGTTGTATTTGGTAGGGAGAGTGTAGGGCTTACAAGAGAAGAGATATCTAAGTGTGATTTTCTAGTACATATAGCTTCAAACCCTGAGTATCCTGTTCTAAATCTAAGTCATGCTGTTGCAATAACGTTGTACATGCTATATAAAGTCCTTAGGAAACACTCTCTTTTTGACAGAATAGAACCTGCGCAAGAAAATGAGCTAAGAATTCTTGAAAAATATATTGATGAAATTGTAAATATAGTTGCTTCAGATGAGAAGCAGAGAGAGTCTTTTAGCCTTGTCTTTAAGAGATTTATTAGGAGAACAACTCTTTCACGAGCTGAAGTAGGACTTTTAACAACATTTATAAGGAGAATCTATAATAAGATTAGGGTTAGATAGTTAGAGAGGTGTAATCTATGCCACTAAAACCTGCTAGATGTTATACACATCAACAGAGACCACCATATACTAGAAAAGAGTATATACATGGAGTTCCATATCCAAAGATCACAAAGTTTGTCATGGGCAATGTACATCTCAATCCAGAAGTTATTGGCTATCTAGTTTCATTAGAACATGGAATAATAAGACATAATGCTCTTGAAGCTGCAAGAGTTATGGCACATAAATATCTAAGTACTGTAGCAGGAGAACAAAACTTTACCCTAATTATAAGAACATATCCACACCAAGTTTTAAGAGAGCATAAAATGATGGCATTTGCCGGTGCCGATAGATTACAAGAGGGGATGAGAAGAGCCTTTGGAAAACCTGTAGGTGTTGGTGCTGTGGTTGATCCTGAGACTATTATTGTAGAGATTCGCGGATTAAAACAACATGCAGAAGCGATTAAAGAGGCTCTTACGAGAGCCTCCTCTAAACTTCCAATTAAATGTAGAATAGATATTGTTTCTCTTAAGTAGATAGTATATGGATTTTTGTAAATATTATGATTTTGAATATGAGGAAATACATAGATATTTAGCAAATAAGAATATTGGTAGAGTCTTGCTTCAATTCCCTGAAGGCCTACAGCCCTGTATAGATAATGTTGTTGATGAGCTGAAGAGGAGGTTCCCAGATATAGAGTTCTATATATCGACTAACCCTAGCTATGGATCTTGTTTAGTAGATGAATACTCTGCTAGGGAAATAGGTGCACAGCTAATTATACATTTTGGACACTATGAATATCCAGGTTATAGACCATCAATAGATGTTCTCTATATAGGTGTTAAACGTCTAAATATCGATATTCAAACAATTGGTAGGATTCTAGATGATATATGTGGTGAGAAAAATATATCTAAGCTCTGCTTAGCAACAACGGCGCAACACATCAAAGATATATATATGGTTATAGATAGAGTAGAGAGATGTAAGATTTTTATTAAGGGAACTATATATGGCTGTATTCCATTGAATCCTGATAACTGTGATGCTATAGTCATTATAAGTGGAGGAAAATTCCACTGCATTTCACAGTCATTAGCATTATTATCTATGAATCCTAAACCTAGGATATTTTGTATAGATCCATATATACAAAGTGTTATAGATCCTGAGCCAGAGGTAGAGAAAATCCTTAGAACTAGGATGTGGAAGATGTTTCAGGCTTCTAATGCTAAAAAATGGCTTATTGTTACAGGATTCTATGGACAGTATCGAGAGAATATTGTTAAGAAACTAGTAGAGAAGCTAAAGAGTCTTGGAAAAGAATACAGAGTTGTAAAGAGTCTTAGATTTGATAGAGAAATTCTTGCTAATATAGATGCTGAACATAATTATGATGCTATTGTAGTGACCTCATGTCCATATATAGCATTTGATCTTAAGGACTATGGAAAACCTGTATTAACTGTTGGTGAAGCCTTTATGGTTCTAGAAAATAATTTCTCTTCCTATAGATATCCATGGTGATCCAATGTATGTTGAAAATAAGAAGACTTTAGAGATACTTCTTAGTGAAGTACCTAGGTTTCCAAGTCCTAATCGTTATCTAGAGCAATATGTATGTGATAGTACAATAGCATCTGAATTACTTTGGACTGCATATATGTATGGAGATATTGCTAATAACAATGTAGCTGATTTTGGATGTGGAACTGGTATCTTAAGCTATGGATCGCTTCTTCTAGGTGCTAAAAACGTCTATTGTATTGATATTGACTGTAACACTCTATTGATTGCAAAGAACTTCATACCTCAAATATTTACCAATATTCATTACATATGTAGTGATATTAATCATCTAGGTATTAGAGATATAGATACAATAGTTATGAATCCTCCTTTTGGAGTATATAGAAGAGGAATTGATATTATCTTTCTTACCAAAGGTTTTGAGAATAGACCTAAAGCTATATACTCTATACATAAATATAACTATGCTTCCAATAGACTTATATACGAAGTTGCCAATAAATTTAAGTATAAGGCTGAAGTATTAACCCTAGGATATATGTCTATACCACAAATATATGAAACACATAGGAAGCGTATCCATAGGTTTAGAATAGCTATATATAGATTCACGAGGATGGAGATCTGATGTCCTTACCCCCAAATAGCATTGTTTTACCTGGAGAAAAACTGTGTGTTGAAGAAGAATATATGCCATCTATAGGAACATATAGTGAAGAAGGTATAGTTAGAGCTGCCATTATCGGAAGAGTGCAGTATGATATCATCAATAGAAGGATATATATAAAATCTATAAAGAGTCCTGTGATTCCTAAAGCTGGAGATATAGTTATTGGAGTTGTAGAACAGATGAGAGATGAACTAGCAACAATTAATATAATTGGATACGACACCAATAATCTATTCAAACATAGTTTTACAGGTATTCTCCATATATCACAGGCATCTGAAACAAGAATTCCAACACTTTATGACGTTATAAGGGTTGGAGATATTATCAGAGCTAAAGTTTTAAATAACTATATACCGATACTACTATCAATTAAAGAACCTAGATTGGGGGTTATACAGGCGTATTGTTCTCGATGTGGATCTCCATTAATAAAATCGGGAGACAAACTTCGATGTAGCTTTTGTGGAAATATTGAGAATAGAAAAATAGCATTTGACTATATATTGAGGGGTAAATAGATATGTCTAAGGCTAAGGACATCTATGTTGAAAGAATATACACATATTCTTGTCCAAATGTAGATTTTTGTCTCAATATCCTTGAAAAGATAGATGAGGAGCTCTCTCTAGAGAGTGATATACATGTAGAGTTTAAGAATAATAAACTCATATTTAGGGTCATAGGTCTTGAACCAAATGTTATATCCTCCATTAATAAGATTAGAAACTATATTTCATCACTACAGCTTGTAAGAAGCTTAAATCCTGGTAGAGGTATTAGTAGTGATGATATTGCTAAACTTATTAGAAAAACAATACCATTAGATGTTCTGGGGGAGGTAATTAAACGTGATCTTGGAGCTCATGTTAAGATAGATAAGGGGGTTATATATGTAGATATAGATCTAGATACCTTGCTATCCTATGCAGAGAGAGTATCAAGAGCTATGGACAAGGTATCTGGATTGAGTTTCTCATATAGCTTAAAGAAGCTGTTTATTGCTACAATAGCTTTATATGACTCTAATCCAATGGAAGTACTTAAGATATTACAAGATAATAATCTTCTTAATGAGAATCTAGAACTCGTAGTCCCATGGACAAAAGCCTTAGATATTCTTGAAGATATTCTTTCTGTTGAAAGCCAATAACTTTAAAACTCTACACTAATTGTATATTCATATAAAATGGTGTATTAGATATGGGTATATCGGTAGAGCTAAAGAAGTATACCGATAGGGAACTAAGATTTATTCTCTATGATGAAGATAAACACTCTCTACCAAATCTAATAACAAAAATAGCTCTATCTAAACCAAGTGTTACATATGCAGCATATATACTTCAACATCCAATTACATCATATCCTGAAATAGTTATAATGACTGATGGCTCTAGAGATCCTTTAGAAATATTAAAAGAGGTTATAGAGGATATCAAGAATATGGCAAAACAATTCCTAGCATCATTAAATGAGGCTTTATCTAATGCATCTAAAGAAGGAGTCAAGAATACTAATTCTAAGTAGAATTGAAAATAGTATTATAGGAATAGTCCTTCGAGGCATTTTAGGGATTGAAAATAGTATAGTCTTTAACGATTGTCATACTCTTCAAGGATTTCTATCCAGCAAAAAGGGATTGGCAGGCGAAATAAACTATATAATTCTCTTTGAGGATATATGTAGAGAGATGCTATCTAGTGATCACAGGGTTATATCTATAGATGATATAAATGATAATGAAATAAGAAATACCGTTATTGAGATCTATAGAATTATTAATATTGCTAAGCTAAAGTTCTTGAGAATGAAGATAGTAGAATTATATGGATAAAAATAACCATTAGATAGATGGTAACAATAATAGTATAGATATTTATATCTGATATCTATTTATAGCTATGAGATGATGCAGGTTTTAAGGACTGAGAAGTGATGATAAACCCACGCGTTGATCATTAAAGCTATTTGTATTCCTCTAACAACCTCATTACTATTTCCCTAGTTTTCTGTGGATCCGCTCTACCACTAGTCTTCTTCATTATCGCTCCTATGAGGAAGTTTATAGCCTTTGGATTCTCTATAGCATCTCTAACAGCCTTTGGATTCTCCCTAAATACTTCTCTCGCAATACTCTCTATATATCTCTCATCTTCTATCTTTGTATAACCTGTCTTCATAACCATTTCCTCAACATCTATACCATCTCTAACTACCTTTGGCATCAATTCCTTTAACATCTTTATAGATATTATACCCTCATCGAGAAGCTTAAGAAGTTTCACAACTTTCTCTGGACTAATACTCCTATATCGCAAATCTATTGAGTATTCCTTTACCCATCTAAGAAAATCCGTTATAAGTACATCTGCAAGCTTTTTATAGTTACTATAAATCTTTGTACATTCCTCAAAGAAATCAGCTAATGACTTATTTAGGACAAGAACTGAAGCTCTATATTCATCTAGGCCATACTGTTTCATAAACCTCTCTATCCTTGCATCTGGTAGCTCTGGTAGTGCTGATACTATCTTGTTTATGTATTCATCTGTTAGCAATATTGGGGGTAGATCTGGATCAGGAAAATATCTATAGTCTTCCTCCATCTCTTTAGATCTCAGAGGAATAGTAACACCTTTCTTCTCATCCCAATGTCTTGTTTCTCTAGTAACAACTCCTCCCTGCTCAATAATTCTCTTCTGCCTAATTATTTCAAATGTTAAAGCTCTCTCTACATCTTTTACAGATCCTATATTCTTAACCTCCACTCTTCCACCACCCTCTATAGATATATTAGCATCAACTCTAAATGCACCCTCTAGTGCAGTATCTGTAACACCTATATATTCAAGAATTGCAAGAAGTTTCTCCAAAAATGCTCTAGCCTCCTTAGGACTCTCCATATCTGGTTCAGTTACTATCTCTAGCAACGCTATCCCCGATCTATTATAGTCTATAAGGCTATACGGGCTCCTCTCTATATCCCCTATATACTGTATCTTTCCTGGGTCCTCCTCAATATTTATCCTTCTGATCCTAACAATCTTTGTTTTTCCATCAACGAAAATCTTTATATATCCATTCTTAGCTATAGGTGTAAAACCAGGTCCATCATATTGTGATATCTGATAATTCTTAGGTAGATCTGGATAGAAGTAATGTTTTCTTACAAATATAACCTTTCTACTAATTTCACAGTTAAGAGCCTTAGCAACAGCAATAGCATATTCTATAGCTTTCCTATTAACTACAGGTAAAGTTCCTGGTAGTCCAAGGCATACAGGGCATACATGGATATTTGGATCTTTTCCTCTGTAGTCAGATGGTGTTGGACAGAATAATTTTGTCTTTAGATTAGTCATCTGGACATGTATCTCTAATCCTATTACCACTCTCATCCTTACACCTCTGCAATAAGATCTTTATAACCTATGGCATTCTCAAGCTGATTTGATAGATAGAGAATTATAGGTTCATTTAGTGGTTTAGACATTATCTGTAGACCTACAGGTAGTCTATTGCTAAACCCTATAGGGATACTTATAGCTGGAGCCCCTATTAGATTAGCAATAACAGTATTTATATCGGATAGATACATCTTTATCGGATCTTCTATAAATTCTCCTAACCTTGGGGGAAGTATGGGCATTGTAGGACTTACAACAGCATCAAACCTCTTAAAAATTTCATTGAATTTATCTCTAAGCATTCTCCTAAATCTAAGTGCTCTGATATAATACATCTCTCTATATCCAATACTAAGAACATAGGCTCCAAGGGCTATTCTCTTCTTAACCTCATAGCCAAAGCCCTCAGTTCTTACATCACTATATACATCTATCCAATCCCTATTCTCTACACTCTTCCTCAGACCATATCTAATACCATCATATCTAGCGAGATTAGAGCTAGCCTCAGCCATTGCTATAATGTAGTAAGCTGCAACTATCTGTCTAGTATACGGTATGGAGAGTTCTTCGCATATATGATAACCGCATAGCTTATCTACAGCTTTATATGCAATAGATTTTACACTATCTTCAGATCCCTCAAAAAGCTCTTTTATAATGCCTATACGGAGCTTTGGCTCATCATAGATAAGCCTATCCATTAATTCGACATAGTTCTGCTTCTGTATCAATATAGATGTTGAATCCCTTTCATCATATCCAGAAATAATATTTAATAATATAGCTAGATCCCTTGTATTTCTAGCCATAGGCCCTATCTGATCTAGACTACTACCATATGCTATTAAACCATATCTACTCACAAGACCATATGTAGGCTTCAAACCATATGTAGCTGTAAAAGCTGCAGGATTCCTTATAGACCCCCCAGTATCAGATCCAAGAGCAAGACTTGTCTCACCTGCTACAAGTGCAGCTGCACTTCCACCAGAGGAACCACCAGGACTCCTTTCAAGATCCCATGGATTTCTAGTAGGATAGAAAGCACTGGTCTCTGTAGTTGACCCCATTGCAAATTCGTCCATATTCGTCTTACCTATTATAATACCTCCAGCAGCCTTTATTCTCTCTATAACTGTTGCATCATAAGGAGGAATATAGTTTTCAAGCATTTTAGAGGCACATGTAGTTCTAATCCCTTTTGTCGATATATTATCTTTTACAGCTATTGCTATACCAAATAGAGGTGGTAGAACTCTACTATCCCTAAATCTCTTAACAAGCTCTTCAGCATATCTAAGAGTCTCCTCCCTCGGTATAATAGTAATATATGCTCTAACCTTGTTTTCAGCCCTATCAATTCTATCATAGATAGCCTCTACATATTCAAAAACTTTTGTTGGATCTACAGAAAACTCTTCCAGCAGTCTATACACAGGCATAGATATGTATCTAGACATAGCTATTCAACCACAGTTCTAGGAGCCTTAACAAAACCATTAACGAGCTCCGCATTAGATAGATTCTCACGTGTCGTATCTAAAGCCCCTATAACCTCGTCATCCCTCATAAAACCCTCTACATCATGTACATAGTATAGAGGCTCATAGTTGTCAAGACCCTCCACAGCCATGATCTCATTGAATAAAGAAACTATCTTCTCTATCTCAACAACAAGCTTCTTCTTCTCATCATCACTAAATCTTATGAGTACCAATTTCTCAAGATATTTAACCACATCTTCATGGCTCTTAATATATATTCACCTCACATCTATTTTGCTAGATAGAGCTCTGTTAATCCTTAAAAATATTACAAGAATACTTATATTCCCTATCACTACAATGTATTGTTAATGGTGTAAATAATGATATTTCCAACGAAATTCGTTGAATGGAAAGAGGTTAATGATTTGAGCTGGCTCTTAGCCAAAAAGATAAAGAATTCTGGCTGGATCCCTAGCACTATTGTTGCTGTTGGTAGAGGAGGTCTTGTTGTTGCAAGAATATTAAGCGATCTACTTGGTATTGACAAGCTTTTGGCCATATCTATAAAATGGTATGAACCAGCGAAAAAGGGTTGGGAGACATATCTAGCTGATCTAATTAGAGCTTTCTATAGATCCCATGAAAATGGGATCCCTCTAGAAAACGAAATTGCAAATGTTGTGAAGAATCTTAGAATTAGTATCTCTGTTGAGATGAGGGCGGATTTGACTAACCAAAGCGTTTTACTTGTTGAAGAGATTACTGCAACAGGTATGCATTTCAAGGTAGCTAAAGAAATTGTTGGTAGCTGGGGTGCCAAGGAAGTTAAGACAGCTACACTTGTGTGGAAGGGGCCTACTGTTATAGAGCCCGATTACTATGTTGTTAAACCTGGGAGATTTGTGTGGTTCCAATTTCCATGGTCTAGACTAAACGATTATATACAATTCATAGGCGTTATGACTATAGAGGAGTCTAGAAAGAGGAAGAGATATACATGGTCCATGGACGAGCTAGCTGAGCTCTTCAGAGTATGGTATGGTATGAAGCCTGATCCTAGATATTTTGAGGAAGCACTAAATGTGTTGAATAGTCACGGCGTTATCAAGATCTTGGATAGAAATAGCGTTGTAATCAGTACATAGTAGTGATTATTCCTCGCTCATAATTGTTATACCCTCGAATACCTCCTCTAAAGCTTTTTTCCTCTTTCTAGCTTCTGCCTCTTCGAATGTCCCCTTAACAATGATTTCATATAGTCTTGCTTCCTTACCTGGCATAGGTCTTAGAAGTCTACCCAACCTCTGTATGAATTGTCTTCTTGAACCTGTGCCTGCAAATATTATTCCTACATTTGCATCTGGTATATCTATACCCTCGTCACCAACTGTTGTGAGAACTATAATCTTAACCATATTATTCTTAAACATTTCTAGTCTTCTCCTCCTTGTATCTTCATCTAGCTCACCTGTTATGTATACTGTATTTAGAATCTCTGCTAATTTCTCTGCCTGTTCTATATACTGTGTAAATACTATTATCTTACTGTTATTCTCTAGCTCTCTATTAACAATAGCTTTAAGAGCTTCTATCTTCTCCTTAGCATTATGTACAAGACTTCTAATTTCTGCTCTAGTCTTTAATGCTTCAAGAGCTGCCACATCACCTCTCTTTGCATCTTCTAACAATGTTTGAAATTCTCTCCCTCCAGCCAACTTCTTGTATTTTTCAAGAAGCTTTCTATACTTCTCCTTCTCCTCCTTAGTCAGAGAAACTTTAATGGTTTTTACAGTAAATGGAGCTATATACCCTTTTTCTGCAAGCTCAGATACAGATTTACTATAGACTATACCTCCCATAAGCGGAAAGAGATCTACATGCCTACCATCTTCTCTTATTACAGTTGCAGAAAGCCCAAGTCTCTTTCTAGCAAACATATTTTCAGCTATATACCTAAATTTATCTGCTGGAAGATGATGGACCTCATCTATGATAAGAAATGAGAAATATGGAGAGAGAGATGATACATATCTAAATGCTGATTGATATGTTGTTATAGTTATTGGAGCAATTCTCTTTTCTGAGCCATAGTAATAGCCTATCATAGACCGGGGAATATCTGTAAAACTCACTATCTTTTCAGCCCAATGAAACATTTGCTCTTTTGTAAATGTGACTATAAGTGTCTTTTCACTAAGCTCTGCTATAGCGGCAATAGCTATAATGGTCTTTCCAGTACCTGTGGGAAGGGCTATTATCCCCCTATAGCTATTTTTTCTCCATGCCTCTAAAGCCTCCTGTTGATAATCTCTCAAATCTCCCTTAAACATTACTTTAATTGGTAGTTCTATTCTTTCTTTTATATCTATCTCACTATGTATAACAATATTCCTTTTCCTAAGACTGTCAAGAACATCGAAAAGATACATAGGTTTAACTAGCTTAAACCATTTATTATTCTTATCATATATGAGAATCCCCTTCTCCCTAAAATCCTTAACTAGATCTCCTAGAAATACCTTTGGAATTATAACTATATCATTAGAAACTCTTCTAATGATAACCCTAGGCATATACTCCTCCAATAACTTCTTTAGATCTTCTATAGAGCCCTCCTCAAACTCTACACTATATCCCTCAACTAGATCTAGAACCTCATTAGGTGAAAGAGAACCACTTCTTATAGACTCAGAAAGCTTATTAAAATCAACCATAAATCTAGAAAATCCATTCTCTCTACCTAGGTATCTAGAAAACTTTAGGAAAAGCCTAAAATCATCCTCATCTATCCACTCATCAGTTCCAAAGATAATCCTACTCATTATCAACACCAGAGTATAGTCTATTAGATACTAGCTATACAAGAGCTAAAAAATGTAGAGACAATATAGAATGTATTAGGATTGCAAGAAAATTCAAAATCGTTTATAAACACGATATACAATCTTATATAGAACCTATTACTAATCTTAGTAGACTACTTCATATCCAATTATCTTTGGCTTAACATCATAATTGAATAGCACTTTCATTATCTCTGGAATAGCTATACTCATTATCATTGGTATCTCTATTTCGTTATCTATAGGAATTAAAAGCCCCATATCATCTCCAGAGCCATATACATATCCCCTATATCTATCCAGAACCTTCTGAACTAATGACAGTGGAATATTCTTTGCTATATCCTTTGCAAACTGTATGATGACTGCTATAGGGTATACCTCATCTATTGAAATAATATATTCAAAAAAGATAGCAGAGTAACTCACCTTATCAGAGAGATCCATTATAAAACCAATGATATTAGAACCTAATATCCTCGCTTCTTCAAATCCCATAAACACTAGATATCTATCACTAATGAATTCTCTTAGTATCTCAGCTATATCTTCTATCTTTATATAGACCACCTATTACTAGTAAATAAGAAAGCTATATTCCTTAAAGAATGCTTATGATGTGCTATAACTATAGCTAGAAGTCTAGAAGTGAAGCAAAGATATTTTAACCAAGTTTAACAATATTATACATGGTTTTGTATATGAGCATCAAAATACCACTAATACTATTTCTCATCATATTGCTTCCTAGTATATTATCAGTATTAGCCCATAATGACTATACCAATGCTATAGATGCTTTTTCCAAGCACTTAAATCTAATGACTATTCTATTCTAAAACCATATCTAGATTCTAATATGAGTAAAGTATTTGGTGAAAATGAGTTTAGAAATTTTAGAGAAGCTATATACTCTAGCTGTGGAGAGCTCTATAACTATAGCTTTATTAGAGAGGAGACACAGGATAGATATGTCTATGCTTATTATACTTTCCATTTTAATAAATCTGATATAACATTTAGAATAGTTCTTAGTAAAATTGATGATGAATACAAAATATCTGGACTATGGATAATATCAATAGCTCCAAGAGGACATGTAGTTAGTATATTTATTGCATTTTTATTGTCTATAATGGGAGGGTTATTAGGTTTATTAACATTCTATCTACTTGGTTTTAAGAAAATAAGTATCTCAATGATGGTGTGGGGCTCTTTCTAGTAGTACTAACAATATTAATTCAGCCATATATTCAAAGCATACCATTCTTTATAATGGGCATAACAACGTCTTCAGAGATTATAGAGAGAGGTCTGATCTTTGTAATATTTGCTTCAATTTACATAGGTATAGTATCTGGCTTTTTCCAAGAACCTTTAAAATATTTGTTGTCTAGGGGTAAGGAGGTAGAGGTGGCTTTATTCATTGGTTTAGGTTTTGGTTTAGAGGAAGCAGTATTGCTACCTCTTCTCCAATATGGACAGATAATAGCATTGGG
Above is a genomic segment from Ignisphaera aggregans DSM 17230 containing:
- a CDS encoding conserved hypothetical protein (KEGG: tsi:TSIB_0076 hypothetical protein~SPTR: C6A0J9 Putative uncharacterized protein~PFAM: Predicted membrane protein (DUF2324)), translating into MGLFLVVLTILIQPYIQSIPFFIMGITTSSEIIERGLIFVIFASIYIGIVSGFFQEPLKYLLSRGKEVEVALFIGLGFGLEEAVLLPLLQYGQIIALGIEAVRRGIN
- a CDS encoding phosphoribosyltransferase (COGs: COG2236 phosphoribosyltransferase~KEGG: smr:Smar_0750 phosphoribosyltransferase~SPTR: A3DMJ1 Phosphoribosyltransferase~PFAM: Phosphoribosyl transferase domain), which translates into the protein MIFPTKFVEWKEVNDLSWLLAKKIKNSGWIPSTIVAVGRGGLVVARILSDLLGIDKLLAISIKWYEPAKKGWETYLADLIRAFYRSHENGIPLENEIANVVKNLRISISVEMRADLTNQSVLLVEEITATGMHFKVAKEIVGSWGAKEVKTATLVWKGPTVIEPDYYVVKPGRFVWFQFPWSRLNDYIQFIGVMTIEESRKRKRYTWSMDELAELFRVWYGMKPDPRYFEEALNVLNSHGVIKILDRNSVVIST
- a CDS encoding type III restriction protein res subunit (COGs: COG1061 DNA or RNA helicase of superfamily II~InterProIPR000330:IPR011545:IPR001650:IPR006935:IPR 014001:IPR014021~KEGG: sto:ST1287 hypothetical protein~PFAM: type III restriction protein res subunit; helicase domain protein; DEAD/DEAH box helicase domain protein; SNF2-related protein~SMART: DEAD-like helicase ; helicase domain protein~SPTR: Q971U1 Putative uncharacterized protein ST1287~PFAM: Helicase conserved C-terminal domain; Type III restriction enzyme, res subunit), producing the protein MSRIIFGTDEWIDEDDFRLFLKFSRYLGRENGFSRFMVDFNKLSESIRSGSLSPNEVLDLVEGYSVEFEEGSIEDLKKLLEEYMPRVIIRRVSNDIVIIPKVFLGDLVKDFREKGILIYDKNNKWFKLVKPMYLFDVLDSLRKRNIVIHSEIDIKERIELPIKVMFKGDLRDYQQEALEAWRKNSYRGIIALPTGTGKTIIAIAAIAELSEKTLIVTFTKEQMFHWAEKIVSFTDIPRSMIGYYYGSEKRIAPITITTYQSAFRYVSSLSPYFSFLIIDEVHHLPADKFRYIAENMFARKRLGLSATVIREDGRHVDLFPLMGGIVYSKSVSELAEKGYIAPFTVKTIKVSLTKEEKEKYRKLLEKYKKLAGGREFQTLLEDAKRGDVAALEALKTRAEIRSLVHNAKEKIEALKAIVNRELENNSKIIVFTQYIEQAEKLAEILNTVYITGELDEDTRRRRLEMFKNNMVKIIVLTTVGDEGIDIPDANVGIIFAGTGSRRQFIQRLGRLLRPMPGKEARLYEIIVKGTFEEAEARKRKKALEEVFEGITIMSEE
- a CDS encoding conserved hypothetical protein (KEGG: tsi:TSIB_0076 hypothetical protein~SPTR: C6A0J9 Putative uncharacterized protein), whose translation is MSKVFGENEFRNFREAIYSSCGELYNYSFIREETQDRYVYAYYTFHFNKSDITFRIVLSKIDDEYKISGLWIISIAPRGHVVSIFIAFLLSIMGGLLGLLTFYLLGFKKISISMMVWGSF